From Glycine max cultivar Williams 82 chromosome 11, Glycine_max_v4.0, whole genome shotgun sequence, the proteins below share one genomic window:
- the LOC100775610 gene encoding uncharacterized protein, whose translation MANKFHVRSNSFPTGSHPSTITVEEELSKLKTWEATSTSTSKSIGTGLSLLQDLHIDLEDLLNMASTQKLISNHQGEKCMEELLDGSVRILDICGITRDTILQTKENVQSLHSALRRRKGDSSIEKIVAEYNFFSKKMKKNAKKMISTLKQTESKFVASPLLNQDQQLVALVRVLREVIVMNMSIFQSLLTFLAAPASKSKATKWLFVAKLMHKGVIACEEKQENSNELQCVEASLSTLLSDGTNVEKMQAARERLEKLENAIESIENALEIVFRRMVKTRASLLNIMTQ comes from the coding sequence ATGGCAAACAAGTTCCATGTTCGCTCAAATAGTTTTCCCACTGGATCTCATCCTAGCACCATTACAGTAGAGGAAGAGCTGAGCAAGCTCAAAACATGGGAAGCCACTTCCACATCCACATCAAAGTCAATTGGCACTGGCTTGTCCTTGCTTCAAGACTTGCATATTGACTTGGAAGATCTTCTCAACATGGCATCAACCCAAAAGCTGATTTCCAACCATCAAGGTGAGAAATGCATGGAAGAACTACTTGATGGATCAGTGAGAATTTTGGATATCTGTGGCATCACAAGGGACACCATTTTACAAACTAAGGAAAATGTCCAATCCCTTCATTCTGCTCTTAGAAGGAGAAAGGGGGATTCAAGCATTGAAAAAATTGTAGCCGAATACAATTTCTTctcaaagaagatgaagaagaatgcCAAGAAAATGATCTCAACTTTGAAGCAAACGGAGAGCAAATTTGTAGCATCCCCACTCTTGAATCAAGACCAACAACTTGTTGCTTTGGTTAGAGTGCTTAGGGAAGTCATTGTAATGAACATGTCTATCTTCCAATCCTTGTTAACTTTCTTGGCCGCGCCTGCTTCAAAGTCAAAGGCAACCAAATGGTTATTCGTAGCAAAATTAATGCATAAGGGAGTGATAGCATGTGAAGAGAAACAAGAGAATTCCAATGAGTTGCAATGTGTGGAAGCATCTTTAAGCACCCTTCTAAGTGATGGTACTAATGTTGAAAAGATGCAGGCTGCACGTGAAAGATTGGAAAAATTGGAGAATGCCATTGAAAGCATAGAAAATGCTTTGGAGATCGTCTTTAGGCGCATGGTTAAAACAAGAGCCTCCCTTTTGAACATCATGACTCAATAA
- the LOC100776158 gene encoding uncharacterized protein: protein MANKFHVRSNSFPTGSHPSTITVEEQLNKLKTWETTSTSTSKSIFTGLSLLQDLHIRLEDLLNMASTQKMISNHQGEECIEELLDGSVRILDICGITRDTMLQTKENVQALHSALRRRKGDSNIEKIVAEYNCFSKKMKKNVKKLMTSLKQMVESKFGVSPLLNQDQQLASLIKVLREVIVMNMSIFQSLLAFLAFPTSKSKATKWLMVAKLMHKGVIACAENQKNINELQCVEASLSSLVSAGTNVAKMQAAHERLEALENAIESIENGLEGVFRRMVKTRACLLNIMTQ, encoded by the coding sequence ATGGCAAACAAGTTCCATGTTCGCTCAAATAGTTTTCCCACTGGATCTCATCCTAGCACCATTACAGTTGAAGAACAGCTGAACAAGCTCAAAACTTGGGAAACCACTTCCACATCCACATCAAAGTCAATTTTCACTGGCTTGTCCTTGCTTCAAGATTTGCATATTCGCTTAGAAGATCTTCTAAACATGGCATCAACCCAAAAGATGATTTCCAACCATCAAGGCGAGGAATGCATAGAAGAGCTTCTTGATGGTTCAGTGAGAATTTTGGATATCTGTGGCATCACAAGGGACACCATGCTACAAACTAAGGAAAATGTTCAAGCCCTTCATTCTGCTCTTAGAAGGAGAAAGGGGGATTCAAACATTGAAAAAATTGTAGCCGAATATAATTGTTTctcaaagaagatgaagaagaatgtcAAGAAGTTGATGACATCTTTGAAGCAGATGGTGGAGAGTAAATTTGGAGTATCCCCACTCTTGAATCAAGACCAACAACTCGCTTCTTTAATTAAAGTGCTTAGAGAAGTCATTGTAATGAACATGTCTATCTTCCAATCCCTGCTAGCTTTCTTGGCCTTTCCCACTTCAAAGTCAAAGGCAACCAAATGGTTAATGGTAGCAAAATTAATGCACAAGGGAGTAATAGCATGCGCAGAGAACCAAAAGAACATCAACGAGTTGCAGTGTGTGGAGGCATCTTTAAGCAGCCTTGTAAGTGCAGGTACTAATGTTGCAAAGATGCAGGCTGCACATGAAAGATTGGAAGCTTTGGAGAATGCCATTGAAAGCATAGAAAATGGTTTGGAGGGAGTATTTAGGCGCATGGTTAAAACAAGAGCCTGCCTTTTGAACATTATGACTCAATAA